A stretch of Desulfotalea psychrophila LSv54 DNA encodes these proteins:
- a CDS encoding Gfo/Idh/MocA family oxidoreductase has translation MKIIKAAVIGVGYLGRFHAQKYAALEGVELVGVVDPNGEQAKAVAEECSCKAFTDYHALLDLVDVVSIVVPTSSHYDVAHDCLQAGIDVLLEKPMTVTLKEADELIAIANEKNLILQIGHLERFNPAIIAMQPFLNKPVFVESHRVATFKNRATDVDVVLDLMIHDIDIILSIVQSPLESIHSIGAQLATKTTDIANARLVFKNGAAANVSVSRVSSGNSRKMRVFQQNSFINIDFASRVIAVTEFTSEKQQDVMPESTTTTKVFEQADALKSEIETFLGHTRSRSLPAVSGKEGRNALAVAQEVIAQVKATQQKPAFL, from the coding sequence ATGAAAATTATTAAGGCAGCTGTTATTGGTGTTGGTTATCTGGGACGTTTTCATGCCCAAAAATATGCCGCTCTTGAAGGCGTAGAGCTTGTTGGAGTGGTTGATCCAAATGGAGAACAGGCGAAGGCAGTAGCCGAGGAGTGCTCCTGCAAAGCCTTCACCGACTATCATGCTCTTCTTGATTTAGTCGATGTTGTTTCCATCGTTGTCCCCACCTCTTCTCACTATGATGTTGCCCATGATTGCCTCCAGGCAGGAATAGATGTGCTCCTTGAAAAGCCCATGACGGTCACCCTGAAAGAGGCCGATGAGCTAATAGCCATTGCCAATGAGAAAAATCTCATCTTGCAAATTGGCCACCTAGAGCGTTTCAATCCTGCCATCATTGCCATGCAACCCTTTCTTAACAAGCCGGTTTTTGTAGAAAGTCATCGGGTCGCAACATTTAAAAACAGGGCGACAGATGTGGATGTTGTTCTCGATTTAATGATACATGATATTGATATTATTTTAAGCATTGTCCAAAGCCCCTTGGAGTCAATCCACAGCATAGGTGCCCAGTTAGCCACCAAGACAACAGATATAGCCAACGCCCGCCTGGTCTTTAAAAACGGGGCGGCCGCCAATGTTTCGGTGAGTAGAGTCTCTTCAGGCAACAGTCGCAAGATGCGTGTTTTTCAGCAAAACTCTTTTATAAACATTGATTTTGCCAGTAGAGTAATAGCTGTTACCGAGTTTACCAGTGAAAAGCAGCAGGACGTTATGCCTGAATCCACCACCACCACCAAGGTCTTTGAGCAAGCCGACGCCCTGAAGAGTGAAATAGAGACCTTTCTTGGTCATACCCGTAGCCGAAGTCTGCCGGCAGTTTCGGGTAAAGAGGGTCGTAATGCCCTCGCTGTAGCCCAAGAGGTTATCGCCCAGGTAAAGGCCACGCAACAAAAGCCTGCCTTTTTGTAA
- the lpxK gene encoding tetraacyldisaccharide 4'-kinase, with the protein MQKKDILFSIGWPLSSLYAGIMKLRCLLYRRGLFRQHHFPVPVISVGNLTMGGTGKTPVTHYIAKLLLEHGLQPAIISRGYSGKSGGEVNIVSDGQRILLSAEQAGDEPYMLASMLAGVIVITGKKRYLSCKYAVEKMQAEVIILDDGFQHLAVARNLDLVLFDAQTGMGNNRVFPGGDLREARFALDRADAFLITGKCPREEEELLAIELELQHELPQCPLFSVYRTEGVFYSAKQEKVVTHLPKKVFAFCGIANPERFHHDLEKQGFSLVGFKAFSDHQQYTGQCIEEIVKEAKKGGAQAIITTDKDLVKIDSFATELPLYSARPRTTISTDFDELILKTCASFGE; encoded by the coding sequence ATGCAAAAAAAAGATATATTATTTTCTATAGGTTGGCCCCTTTCCTCTCTCTATGCAGGCATTATGAAATTACGTTGCCTACTATACCGTCGTGGCCTATTCAGGCAACATCATTTTCCGGTACCTGTTATTTCAGTGGGGAATTTAACCATGGGAGGTACGGGCAAAACACCGGTAACTCATTATATTGCTAAACTCCTGCTTGAACACGGTCTACAACCGGCCATTATTAGTCGTGGCTACTCTGGAAAGTCCGGGGGCGAGGTTAATATTGTCTCCGATGGCCAGAGGATACTCCTCTCGGCGGAACAGGCGGGGGATGAACCCTATATGCTTGCCTCCATGCTGGCGGGTGTCATTGTTATTACAGGGAAAAAACGATACCTGTCCTGTAAGTATGCCGTAGAAAAAATGCAGGCAGAGGTGATTATCCTCGATGATGGCTTTCAGCATCTTGCTGTTGCCCGTAATCTTGATCTGGTACTCTTTGATGCCCAGACGGGCATGGGCAATAATAGGGTTTTTCCCGGTGGAGATCTACGTGAGGCCCGCTTTGCCCTAGATCGAGCGGACGCATTTTTGATTACGGGTAAATGTCCACGAGAAGAGGAGGAGTTGTTGGCAATTGAGCTTGAATTACAGCACGAGCTGCCTCAGTGCCCTCTTTTTTCTGTTTATAGAACAGAGGGTGTTTTTTATTCCGCCAAACAAGAAAAAGTGGTTACTCATCTGCCCAAAAAGGTATTTGCCTTTTGCGGTATTGCCAATCCGGAGAGATTTCATCATGATTTAGAGAAGCAGGGCTTTTCCTTGGTAGGTTTCAAGGCGTTTTCTGATCATCAACAGTATACAGGGCAGTGTATAGAGGAGATTGTCAAGGAGGCGAAAAAAGGTGGAGCTCAGGCAATTATTACTACCGATAAAGATCTGGTGAAAATAGATTCTTTTGCCACAGAGCTACCTCTTTATTCAGCACGACCCAGGACAACGATAAGTACAGATTTTGATGAGCTTATATTAAAGACCTGTGCCTCTTTCGGGGAGTAG
- the lpxC gene encoding UDP-3-O-acyl-N-acetylglucosamine deacetylase encodes MKLSVMPNQYTLRKSVSCCGVGLHTGRTVNLTIKPAPVDSGIRFFRTDLHPCQVIKAHMDKIVDTRLATTIGEADATISTTEHLMAALHAYGIDNADIEIDSHEVPIMDGSAGPFFNHLKSSGKKRQDGLKKVLRVIKPIRYQQGDKVMEILPYDGFKVTGKISFDDTIDDAIIKTQSYTFDMSPEAFLKDIASARTFGYVEQVEELWANGLALGGSLANVIAIHWNRTSVLNEDGLRYHDEFIRHKVLDIVGDLYLLGCPILGHVRSHKTGHTEHRAFMQAIANASDCWEFCELSSNSGTSVLGRAIDSTLAAAEGILMPFFNPQPLVA; translated from the coding sequence ATGAAATTATCTGTAATGCCAAATCAATATACCCTGCGTAAGTCTGTTAGCTGTTGTGGCGTTGGTCTCCACACAGGAAGAACCGTAAATCTCACCATCAAGCCTGCCCCGGTTGACAGTGGTATTCGCTTCTTTAGAACAGATCTTCATCCATGCCAAGTAATTAAGGCGCATATGGACAAGATCGTTGATACCCGCCTTGCAACTACCATTGGTGAGGCAGATGCAACTATCTCAACCACCGAGCATCTGATGGCAGCCCTGCACGCCTACGGTATTGATAATGCTGATATCGAAATTGATTCTCACGAGGTGCCTATCATGGACGGTAGTGCCGGTCCATTTTTTAACCACCTTAAATCTTCAGGCAAGAAACGGCAGGATGGACTGAAGAAGGTTTTGCGTGTTATCAAGCCTATTCGCTATCAGCAAGGTGATAAGGTCATGGAAATTCTTCCCTATGATGGTTTTAAGGTAACAGGAAAAATTTCCTTTGACGATACCATAGATGATGCCATAATAAAGACTCAAAGCTATACCTTTGATATGTCGCCGGAGGCTTTTTTGAAGGACATTGCCTCTGCCCGTACCTTTGGCTATGTAGAACAGGTTGAAGAGCTGTGGGCCAATGGTCTTGCTCTGGGTGGATCACTTGCCAATGTTATTGCGATCCATTGGAATCGTACCTCTGTGCTTAACGAAGATGGTCTTCGTTACCATGATGAGTTTATTCGCCACAAGGTCCTTGATATTGTAGGAGATCTCTATTTACTTGGTTGCCCTATTTTAGGTCATGTGAGATCCCATAAAACAGGACATACCGAGCATCGTGCCTTTATGCAGGCCATTGCAAATGCTTCTGATTGTTGGGAGTTTTGTGAGCTTAGCTCAAATTCAGGAACCTCTGTACTGGGAAGAGCCATTGACTCTACTCTGGCCGCTGCTGAGGGTATACTTATGCCTTTCTTCAACCCTCAGCCACTAGTTGCCTAG
- a CDS encoding nucleoside deaminase codes for MPNSTFSLNLPEWATKLQQNLPEFMPKAEDRMAAVIEFSRQNIRQETGGPFAAGIFEKESGRLVMLGVNRVMPLNCSSAHAEVMAISLAQQKLENFDLGAPGMPEHELVVNWRPCIMCLGALMWSGARHLTIAGSGPELEEITGFDEGFVPDDWQAQLALRSISVTDNMLTEKAVEVFYEFAKSGSHVYNARQGS; via the coding sequence ATGCCAAATAGTACATTTTCTTTAAACTTGCCTGAATGGGCAACGAAATTACAGCAGAACCTTCCCGAGTTTATGCCAAAGGCGGAGGATCGAATGGCGGCTGTTATCGAATTTTCCCGACAGAATATTCGCCAAGAAACAGGTGGACCCTTTGCTGCAGGGATTTTTGAAAAAGAGAGTGGTCGGTTGGTAATGCTCGGAGTTAATCGAGTGATGCCCTTAAACTGCTCTTCGGCTCATGCAGAGGTAATGGCCATCTCTCTGGCTCAGCAAAAACTTGAGAACTTTGATCTCGGTGCGCCCGGTATGCCGGAACATGAGTTGGTGGTAAATTGGCGTCCCTGCATTATGTGTTTGGGTGCCCTTATGTGGTCCGGTGCCCGCCATCTCACCATTGCCGGATCAGGACCTGAGCTTGAAGAGATAACAGGTTTTGATGAAGGATTTGTGCCAGATGATTGGCAGGCCCAACTCGCGTTAAGAAGTATTTCAGTAACGGACAATATGCTTACCGAGAAGGCTGTTGAGGTCTTTTACGAGTTTGCCAAGAGCGGTAGTCATGTCTATAATGCTCGCCAAGGTAGCTGA
- a CDS encoding DegT/DnrJ/EryC1/StrS family aminotransferase, with protein sequence MPGFEVFGEEEKQQVNEVLDSGVLFRYEFKDQRKGVYKVKEFENKFASYANSTHGQAVTSGSAALKVALMGLGVGPGDEVITQGFTFVATWEAILEIGATPVFTEVDETMNMDPADLKKKITAKTKCIIPVHMLGAPARIEEIVAIAKAKNIFVLEDSAQAPGARINGKHVGSFGDCGTFSFDSVKTITTGEGGMIITDNADLWRTMSEYHDHGHDHLDNPGGRGGDKRRFIGSNYRMMEIQGAIGLAQLGKLDYIVSQHQKHKAILKEAASAIPGVSFRHIMDEKGDSASFFSFFLQDKEHSSRVNEVLRAEGCGAINFAENTWHFYPKWEHLLGAKTCTASGWPFVGGENRKRFVYDPAALPQSADLIGRCLVYPIAVKTDEAKLAQMCTALKKAAQV encoded by the coding sequence ATGCCGGGTTTTGAAGTATTTGGAGAAGAAGAAAAGCAACAGGTGAACGAAGTTCTTGATAGTGGTGTGCTTTTTCGTTACGAATTCAAAGACCAGCGTAAGGGTGTTTATAAGGTAAAAGAGTTTGAAAACAAATTTGCCAGCTATGCAAATAGCACCCATGGCCAGGCAGTAACCTCGGGAAGTGCCGCTCTGAAAGTAGCTCTTATGGGGCTTGGAGTTGGTCCTGGTGATGAGGTTATCACCCAGGGTTTTACCTTTGTTGCTACCTGGGAGGCTATTCTGGAAATTGGTGCCACTCCTGTTTTCACCGAGGTCGATGAAACCATGAATATGGATCCAGCAGACCTTAAAAAGAAGATTACCGCCAAGACAAAGTGTATTATCCCTGTGCACATGTTGGGTGCTCCCGCTCGTATAGAAGAGATTGTTGCCATTGCTAAGGCAAAAAACATCTTTGTCCTCGAAGATAGTGCTCAGGCACCAGGCGCCCGCATTAACGGCAAGCATGTAGGTTCCTTTGGCGATTGTGGAACATTTTCTTTTGACTCAGTAAAGACCATCACCACCGGTGAAGGTGGAATGATTATTACCGATAACGCCGATCTTTGGCGCACTATGTCTGAGTATCATGACCATGGTCATGATCATCTGGATAATCCCGGTGGACGTGGTGGTGACAAACGTCGCTTTATTGGTTCCAATTATCGTATGATGGAAATTCAGGGTGCCATTGGCTTGGCTCAGCTGGGCAAACTCGACTATATTGTTTCTCAGCACCAAAAGCACAAGGCAATATTAAAAGAGGCCGCCTCGGCAATTCCTGGTGTCTCTTTTAGACATATCATGGATGAAAAAGGTGATTCTGCCTCATTCTTCTCATTTTTCCTTCAGGACAAAGAGCACAGCTCCCGGGTAAATGAGGTTCTTCGAGCAGAGGGTTGTGGGGCAATTAATTTTGCCGAAAACACCTGGCACTTTTACCCCAAATGGGAACATCTGCTTGGCGCCAAAACCTGTACCGCTTCAGGCTGGCCCTTTGTCGGTGGAGAGAATCGTAAGCGCTTTGTTTATGATCCTGCCGCCCTGCCACAGTCAGCAGACCTCATTGGTCGTTGTCTGGTCTACCCTATTGCTGTAAAAACAGATGAGGCAAAGCTTGCTCAAATGTGTACTGCCCTGAAGAAAGCTGCTCAGGTGTAG
- the panD gene encoding aspartate 1-decarboxylase codes for MLHQMMKAKLHRATISAADLNYEGSLTIDTDLLKASGIRPYERIYVYNVNNGERFETYAIEGEAGSGAIQLNGAAARKGMIGDFLIIVTYALCSDDEVDEHRPNVVLLNPDNTIKEIVK; via the coding sequence ATGTTACATCAGATGATGAAGGCTAAGTTGCACCGAGCCACAATTTCGGCTGCTGACTTGAATTATGAAGGAAGTCTCACTATTGATACCGATCTGCTAAAAGCTTCAGGTATTCGTCCCTATGAACGTATCTATGTCTATAACGTAAATAATGGCGAACGATTTGAAACCTATGCAATTGAGGGAGAAGCGGGATCCGGTGCAATTCAACTCAACGGAGCAGCGGCACGTAAGGGAATGATAGGCGATTTTCTCATTATTGTCACCTATGCCCTCTGTTCAGACGATGAAGTAGATGAGCATAGACCAAATGTTGTTCTGCTTAACCCAGATAATACAATTAAAGAAATCGTGAAGTAG
- the panC gene encoding pantoate--beta-alanine ligase, with protein sequence MKKISSRQEIREQVKKWQEQGLTVALVPTMGCFHQGHLSLIKKGREIADRLIVSLFVNPIQFGPGEDLDAYPRPYEKDSRLAEELGTDVLFCPETTEMYGPNFQTNISVTTLTADLCGAGRPGHFDGVATVVTKLFHLCQPDFAIFGEKDFQQLAMIKQLVIDLDFDLQIISCPIYREDDGLAMSSRNKYLNAEQRLKALCLSQALEVAKDYVLARSAAGKTIESDEVITKARGVIIDAGYEPEYISIVDQQTLEPSPTVQPGNVMALAVRIAERIRLIDNSALLT encoded by the coding sequence GTGAAAAAGATAAGTAGCAGACAAGAGATACGGGAGCAGGTAAAAAAATGGCAGGAGCAAGGCCTTACCGTGGCTCTTGTCCCCACCATGGGTTGTTTTCATCAGGGCCACCTTTCTCTGATAAAAAAGGGAAGGGAGATTGCAGATCGACTTATTGTCAGTTTATTTGTCAATCCCATCCAATTTGGTCCAGGTGAAGATCTGGATGCCTACCCGCGTCCCTATGAAAAAGATTCCCGTCTGGCAGAAGAGCTTGGCACCGATGTTTTATTTTGCCCCGAAACAACGGAGATGTACGGACCAAATTTTCAGACAAATATTAGCGTGACCACTCTTACCGCTGATCTCTGTGGTGCCGGCAGACCCGGACACTTCGACGGGGTTGCCACCGTTGTCACCAAGCTCTTCCATCTCTGTCAGCCTGATTTTGCTATCTTTGGTGAAAAGGATTTTCAGCAATTAGCAATGATCAAACAGCTGGTTATTGATCTGGATTTCGATCTACAGATTATCTCCTGCCCTATCTATCGCGAAGACGATGGCTTGGCCATGAGCTCTCGAAATAAGTATCTTAATGCAGAGCAACGCCTCAAAGCCCTCTGCCTCTCTCAGGCTCTGGAAGTAGCCAAGGACTATGTCCTGGCAAGGAGTGCGGCTGGCAAGACTATTGAGAGCGATGAGGTTATAACCAAGGCGAGAGGCGTGATTATCGATGCCGGTTATGAGCCAGAGTATATTTCTATTGTTGACCAACAGACACTTGAACCTAGCCCAACAGTCCAACCGGGAAACGTGATGGCACTTGCTGTACGAATTGCTGAACGTATTCGTCTTATTGACAATTCTGCATTATTGACATAA
- a CDS encoding YfgM family protein, whose amino-acid sequence MANHSAFEKKYVAKDTMSDVEGVLEHFNLPPKTITFIRKNVRAIQLALAFVIIMVVAFSLYASYSKKHTAEASSALGLALEEPADKRANYLRKVVEDYSGTNSATWATIELAHGYMAEKAYAKAYSSYSIILDKITDTDPLHPLIIFGQAESLEAQKKYVEAYEMYQHLKIFSGYNDLAYLGMARTWEARGDIEKAILTYNDYLLTLESSRPQAKSYIESKIVRLQAKK is encoded by the coding sequence ATGGCAAACCACAGTGCATTTGAAAAGAAGTATGTAGCAAAAGATACAATGAGCGACGTCGAAGGTGTGTTAGAACATTTTAACCTTCCCCCCAAGACCATTACCTTTATCCGAAAAAATGTCCGTGCAATCCAGTTAGCTTTGGCCTTTGTTATTATTATGGTTGTGGCTTTTTCTCTCTATGCTTCCTATAGTAAAAAACATACAGCAGAGGCGTCTTCAGCCCTTGGTCTTGCCCTCGAAGAACCTGCTGATAAACGAGCTAACTATTTAAGGAAAGTCGTAGAAGATTATTCTGGAACAAATTCGGCGACTTGGGCAACTATTGAGTTAGCACATGGCTATATGGCAGAAAAGGCATACGCTAAGGCCTATTCAAGTTACAGCATTATTCTTGATAAGATAACAGATACTGACCCCCTCCATCCATTAATCATTTTTGGTCAGGCGGAATCTCTTGAGGCTCAGAAAAAGTATGTAGAGGCCTATGAAATGTATCAGCATCTTAAGATTTTTTCCGGTTATAATGACCTGGCCTATCTTGGAATGGCTCGCACCTGGGAAGCTCGTGGTGATATAGAAAAAGCAATACTTACCTATAACGACTATCTTTTAACTCTGGAAAGCAGTCGTCCACAGGCTAAATCCTATATTGAGTCTAAAATTGTTCGATTGCAGGCAAAAAAGTGA
- the xseA gene encoding exodeoxyribonuclease VII large subunit, producing MTFLKQPIYSVSEITGSIKTLLEGKFRFITIRGEISNLKTPYSGHSYFTLKDDKAQIRAVIFKNQKRYLLDPLQDGKQVICHGRISLYEPRGEYQIIVDSIEGDGAGQFRQEFEKIKKRLEERGYFAGSSKKNIPPYPEKIVIISSPTGAAIQDFLKIYQIRQSFTHLQILPVRVQGEQAAEEIAEAIRIANGLDNIDLIVLCRGGGSIEDLWAFNEIAVAEAIHASQLPVVTGVGHEVDFTIADFCADARAATPTGAAEMLLADSEELGRKIMAYGNRQRAILGGQISFYQQKLKRLTKSLSLIEYSVEQSSHHLELTISYFKQAMLSSMERREQKLQQGSERLKAEAPLHKIILQKQRVENLKHRLKRQIRHSLDEKKGQFSQQAALLNSVSPLATLSRGYAVARIISTGRKEIISNSTQVKEGQEINVLLGQGSLDCKIVKSNQD from the coding sequence ATGACATTTCTTAAGCAACCAATATACTCAGTATCAGAGATTACCGGATCAATCAAGACCCTTTTAGAAGGAAAATTTCGTTTTATTACAATCAGAGGGGAAATATCTAATCTGAAAACACCCTATTCTGGTCATAGTTACTTCACCCTCAAGGATGATAAGGCCCAAATACGAGCTGTTATCTTTAAAAACCAGAAGCGCTATCTCCTTGATCCTCTACAGGACGGTAAACAGGTTATCTGCCATGGCAGAATATCTCTTTATGAACCACGAGGTGAATATCAGATCATCGTTGACAGCATTGAAGGTGACGGGGCAGGACAATTTCGTCAGGAGTTTGAAAAAATAAAAAAAAGGCTGGAAGAGAGGGGCTATTTTGCAGGATCTAGCAAAAAGAACATTCCTCCCTATCCTGAAAAAATTGTTATTATTTCTTCACCTACAGGGGCTGCAATACAAGATTTTCTGAAGATATATCAAATTCGGCAGAGCTTTACTCATTTGCAAATACTGCCCGTACGAGTTCAGGGCGAACAGGCGGCAGAGGAGATAGCTGAGGCAATCCGAATAGCCAATGGCCTTGATAATATTGATCTCATTGTCCTTTGTCGGGGTGGTGGCTCGATTGAGGATCTATGGGCCTTCAACGAAATTGCCGTGGCTGAGGCCATCCATGCATCTCAGTTGCCCGTAGTTACAGGGGTAGGTCATGAGGTTGATTTTACAATTGCTGATTTTTGTGCTGATGCCAGAGCTGCCACACCTACGGGGGCTGCTGAGATGCTCTTGGCTGACAGTGAGGAACTAGGACGAAAAATTATGGCCTATGGCAATCGGCAAAGGGCCATACTGGGTGGACAAATTTCTTTCTATCAGCAAAAGCTGAAACGGCTCACAAAATCCCTCAGTCTCATAGAGTATTCGGTTGAACAATCCTCTCACCATCTCGAACTTACCATCTCCTATTTCAAACAGGCAATGCTCTCATCTATGGAGAGGCGAGAGCAAAAACTGCAACAGGGCAGTGAGCGTCTTAAGGCGGAAGCGCCTCTACACAAGATCATTTTGCAAAAACAGAGGGTAGAAAATTTAAAACACAGGCTGAAGAGACAGATAAGACATAGCCTTGATGAAAAAAAGGGGCAGTTTTCTCAACAGGCCGCCTTACTCAACAGCGTCAGCCCTCTGGCTACCCTTTCCCGAGGTTATGCTGTGGCAAGAATTATTTCCACGGGCAGAAAGGAAATCATCTCAAACAGTACTCAGGTAAAGGAGGGGCAGGAGATCAATGTCCTCCTTGGCCAAGGCTCCCTTGACTGTAAGATAGTTAAGAGCAACCAGGATTAA